In Neoarius graeffei isolate fNeoGra1 chromosome 17, fNeoGra1.pri, whole genome shotgun sequence, a single window of DNA contains:
- the LOC132901115 gene encoding odorant receptor 131-2-like — protein MQSAGANSNSSNNLLFNFSSSLNERLLLLQVLVGVFLYINCLMIYTFFKKEVFREETRYILFVQTLFVDSALMLLSDLLSVGTSFQYAMHIIPCSIICTVSVFLTCCTPMTLVAMCLERYVAICMPLRHAVISTSRTRLYGGFIIWTLSSIIPLFNFIGYWAVVPPAAQYSYAVCTVELILGEAWQVHGRAIIFIILFIFLIIIIVFTYIKIMIAARAASSEKKKSTSKSLRTVLLHAFQLLLCIVQFLNPYIQMAYWGVEAMMLRKIRYSMFIAFMIAPRCLSPLIYGLRDEIFFHALRHYAMCGTDCIFPTLLKVKKLKIRPI, from the coding sequence atgcAAAGCGCAGGAGCAAACAGTAACTCAAGCAATAATTTGTTATTTAATTTTTCAAGCTCATTGAATGAAAGACTATTGTTGTTGCAGGTCCTGGTTGGGGTTTTCCTCTATATAAACTGCTTGATGATatacacattttttaaaaaggagGTTTTTAGGGAAGAAACACGATATATTTTGTTTGTACAAACCCTATTTGTGGACTCTGCTCTTATGCTGTTAAGTGACTTGCTTTCAGTTGGAACTTCCTTTCAGTATGCCATGCACATAATTCCTTGCAGTATCATTTGTACAGTTTCAGTTTTTCTGACCTGCTGTACACCAATGACTTTGGTGGCAATGTGTCTGGAACGCTATGTGGCTATATGCATGCCTTTGAGACATGCTGTCATCTCCACAAGCAGGACCAGATTATATGGGGGGTTTATCATATGGACTCTCAGTTCTATAATTCCATTGTTCAATTTCATAGGATATTGGGCAGTAGTCCCACCTGCTGCTCAGTACTCCTATGCAGTGTGCACTGTGGAGCTAATTTTAGGTGAAGCATGGCAGGTACACGGACGTGCCATCATTTTTattatccttttcatttttttaatcattatcatTGTCTTCACCTACATCAAGATAATGATTGCAGCTAGAGCTGCTTCCTCTGAGAAAAAGAAATCAACCAGTAAGAGTCTCAGGACTGTGCTGCTTCATGCATTTCAGTTGCTTCTGTGCATAGTGCAGTTTTTAAACCCATATATACAAATGGCATATTGGGGGGTTGAAGCAATGATGTTGCGGAAAATAAGATATTCCATGTTTATAGCTTTTATGATTGCACCACGTTGTCTCAGTCCGTTGATTTATGGTCTCAGAGATGAAATTTTTTTTCATGCTTTAAGACATTATGCTATGTGTGGCACGGATTGCATTTTCCCAACATTGCTTAAAGTTAAAAAATTGAAAATAAGACCAATTTAA
- the LOC132864624 gene encoding uncharacterized protein LOC132864624, protein MEEDLEQFLRSRGIPQADIIRMTRDKVDKAVISIMTDEQMAKYISSYGDRISVLSFCKQTMSSPDKETLIQRIRDKIETRKMSSRRKGLQNPGEGMSRQRNLSAEKSSRKIEIGWLHFDKNEYHQVRTNNGGGTRHVSVEKTSTVAQILELGKELFFPNGHSTKGHTDDFTFEVCDFKRKQIPLDDTVGRLYEQTKLKLLRFYICTKEEEPSPDQSSTEEDYCEASSVSIPEGAGSQLTKDGSHLDVHDSITDPLDHGHSSDSDISQQNLHFQLQQRPKRKAMSETVTAQGPRTSQPFRSTPKDIETIHTGQWQDTNANNHDLEVHWNNLQPSNDFNDSIDIVDLTGAAPNVSLQTKPEHIRQVNFDEEPVADDADTVLWDPEDNSRADGDEAVVITLHYINSEDITQSTEMNGLPVPSSNDLPTLALESIDGEAVQTAQHSGPTLLPQDPSSQPSLSTSPDNPGNPENTQRMSIRRIKVVEDLLSVFMDSSIMYLTLKMYFVNENAIDDAGVSREVYTAFWEQFLEQCEGETERVPRLRPDFCEAEWQAVGRIWVKGLLDHGVMPVKLSKAFILACIHGIDSVDVDVLMTSFFNFLPPVERSAVEKALQGTMEESDEEDLLDLFTRMGSHFLPPKNSMQTAIETMAHKAILQEPKYIIDCFSTPMAVLQHKLSDKGSVLSLYEAKKATGKRVSQLLETTNMVLSQREQATFNHLQRYIKNADQTKAEKILRFCTGSSVMCVDKIMVCFNAETGLNRRPVAHTCGATLEVPCMYSSYPEFRTEFDNILSSNYFQMDIL, encoded by the exons ATGGAGGAGGATTTGGAGCAGTTTCTGCGGTCAAGAGGGATCCCTCAAGCAGACATCATTCGCATGACAAGAGACAAG GTGGACAAAGCAGTCATTTCTATTATGACTGATGAGCAAATGGCCAAATACATCAGTTCATATGGTGACCGAATATCTGTCCTTTCCTTCTGCaagcaaacaatgtccagccctgATAAAGAGACTCTTATACAAAGAATAAGAGATAAAATAGAAACTCGGAAAATGAGCTCAAGGAGAAAAGGTTTGCAAAACCCAGGAGAGGGTATGTCAAGACAGAGAAACCTCTCAGCAGAAAAGTCTTCTAGGAAGATTGAAATTGGATGGCTTCACTTTGATAAAAATGAATATCATCAAGTGAGAACCAACAATGGTGGAGGAACAAGACATGTATCTGTAGAAAAAACATCAACTGTTGCTCAGATTTTGGAGCTAGGAAAGGAGCTGTTTTTCCCAAATGGGCACTCAACCAAAGGGCATACTGATGACTTTACCTTTGAGGTCTGTGATTTTAAAAGAAAGCAGATTCCTTTAGATGACACAGTTGGCAGACTGTACGAACAAACAAAACTGAAGCTGCTTAGATTTTACATTTGCACTAAAGAGGAAGAACCTTCACCAGATCAGTCTTCAACTGAAGAGGATTACTGTGAAGCTTCATCTGTCAGCATCCCTGAGGGAGCAGGTTCACAGTTGACCAAGGATGGATCTCACCTTGATGTACATGACTCCATTACAGATCCACTGGATCATGGACACTCATCTGACAGTGACATAAGCCAACAG AATCTCCATTTCCAGTTGCAACAAAGACCCAAACGAAAAGCAATGTCTGAGACTGTGACAGCACAAGGTCCAAGAACATCACAACCCTTTCGTTCAACCCCAAAAGACATTGAAACCATTCACACTGGACAGTGGCAGGACACCAATGCAAATAATCATGATTTGGAAGTGCACTGGAATAATCTCCAACCTTCTAATGATTTCAATGACTCCATTGATATTGTTGACCTCACTGGAGCAGCTCCTAATGTCTCCCTACAAACAAAGCCTGAGCACATCCGTCAAGTTAATTTTGATGAGGAACCGGTAGCAGATGATGCAGATACAGTCCTATGGGATCCAGAAGATAACAGCAGAGCAGATGGAGATGAGGCAGTTGTAATCACATTGCACTACATCAACAGTGAGGATATCACACAG AGTACTGAGATGAATGGACTCCCAGTGCCCTCATCTAATGACCTGCCTACACTAGCTCTGGAGTCCATAGATGGGGAGGCAGTGCAAACTGCACAG CACAGTGGACCGACTCTTTTACCACAAGATCCAAGCAGCCAGCCTTCGCTATCAACCTCACCTGACAACCCAGGGAATCCAGAGAACACGCAGCGTATGTCAATTCGTAGGATTAAAGTTGTTGAAGATCTTTTGTCTGTATTTATGGACAGTAGCATAATGTATTTGACTCTTAAGATGTACTTTGTAAATGAAAACGCTATTGATGATGCTGGAGTGTCAAGGGAGGTTTACACTGCATTCTGGGAACAATTTCTTGAACAGTGTGAAGGGGAAACGGAGCGAGTGCCGAGGCTGAGGCCAGACTTCTGTGAGGCTGAATGGCAAGCGGTTGGGCGGATCTGGGTGAAAGGGTTATTAGACCACGGTGTCATGCCCGTGAAGCTCTCAAAGGCTTTCATTTTAGCCTGTATTCATGGCATTGACTCAGTTGATGTAGACGTCCTGATGACATCATTTTTCAATTTCCTTCCTCCTGTTGAGAGATCAGCTGTTGAGAAGGCTCTCCAGGGGACAATGGAGGAAAGTGATGAAGAGGATTTGCTTGACCTCTTTACGAGGATGGGTTCCCATTTCCTACCTCCAAAGAACAGCATGCAAACTGCCATAGAAACAATGGCTCACAAGGCTATTCTACAAGAGCCAAAATACATAATCGATTGCTTCTCCACACCCATGGCAGTTTTGCAGCATAAACTGTCAGACAAAGGAAGTGTATTGTCTCTGTATGAGGCAAAGAAGGCCACAGGCAAAAGAGTGTCGCAGCTTTtggaaacaacaaacatggtgctGTCACAGAGAGAGCAGGCAACCTTTAACCATCTCCAACGTTACATAAAAAATGCTGACCAAACTAAAGCTGAAAAAATCCTGCGTTTCTGCACTGGTTCATCTGTCATGTGTGTTGACAAAATCATGGTATGCTTTAATGCTGAAACTGGACTAAACAGAAGGCCTGTTGCTCATACCTGTGGTGCCACCCTTGAAGTACCCTGCATGTACAGCTCTTACCCTGAATTTCGTACAGAATttgacaacatcctgtccagtaaCTACTTTCAAATGGACATCCTCTGA